Below is a window of Gossypium hirsutum isolate 1008001.06 chromosome A12, Gossypium_hirsutum_v2.1, whole genome shotgun sequence DNA.
tttcgagatttcaaggcttcttaggacttatcttttaatttcttactgtcaattctttctttatttctacttgtgctgaatcattatctaatctattttctgttcttattgtgttttcagcctttttctatcttaaggaatcagcccaaaaatccccaatttctagggtttttccatactctttttgggtgaaattagattgtcaaaatttggggaaaactatcttggtgttcaattgggcagaatcacaatctccttgagggtttcaagaaccctaacacttatttctattctcaatttgattctttgctgatttggggattttatttcagatctgaaaatttaaaaatctaattttttaattttctgtttcgtttcagatctaattgtttagggttttcgtaggagtttctcgtgacttggcaactcgatcttggtccgcgcgcaaccccgtatcagttCCCCTTTGACAATCCTCCAATGTACTTCTCCATCAATCCCATGGCCTTTCGGATGAAAGCATATCTCAATGCCAAAGTCCAAAACAACCGAATTTCCCTGcccaattaaatatattttacaacTATGCATAGCCAGTGTATAGAATATCAATGCATCAAATAGtattaacttttattaatttaccgTGGCTAATGCAATCCAGTAGTGGCCCTCTCcatcatatttaatattatcaGGCAGACCAGGCAAGTTATCCACAAATTTCTCTAGCTCTCCCTGTTTGTTGCCCTCTATGTAATATTTTCTACATCTTCTCCTGCAATTAAATTGATTATCATTGTTATTAGCATTTCACTGTTGGGATTATAAGAAGCCTTTTGGGGAAGGGAACATACATTGTGGTTTCACATAAGATTAGAGAATCTTGACGTGGTGACACAGCAACTCCATTAGCAAAGTAAAGATGGGTGACTAACACCCTGGTTTTTCTGGTAACAGGATCGAAGCTCATAAGCCGCCCATGTGGCTTACCCTCTAGCACGTCCCAAACGCTATCTTCCATGCTATATTTGTAGGAAGCGTCGGTGAAGTATATCATGCCATTGTCAGCTATATCTACTCCATCTGCAAGCTTGAATTTCAACCCATCAGCCTCCTCCGTCAGCACCTCCACCTCACCATCTCTGCTTATATTCAGCAATCCCTGTCACATTAATCTTCAGTTTAAAAACGAAAACGTGTTTTGGCTGCTTGCTGCTTCCAGGTCTGTGAGCAACTAACCTTATAACCATCAGCCACGATAGCTTCCCCATTGTGGCCAAGAGCCACTCCTAGCGGTCTACCGTGGGTGTTAACCCATTTTTCCACTGCTGAATTTGCGTGGTGCAATCTAACTCGCTTGATCCACCCATCC
It encodes the following:
- the LOC121211297 gene encoding protein STRICTOSIDINE SYNTHASE-LIKE 5, with amino-acid sequence MPHSNSDSGMASPAPHPKKRLCPFPLLLSSLFPVLAAMLVYQLDPFDPAPLPIHELGQAAMSVSLRNDRMLQGAEFVGAGELLGPEDIAYDSKSHLIYTGCQDGWIKRVRLHHANSAVEKWVNTHGRPLGVALGHNGEAIVADGYKGLLNISRDGEVEVLTEEADGLKFKLADGVDIADNGMIYFTDASYKYSMEDSVWDVLEGKPHGRLMSFDPVTRKTRVLVTHLYFANGVAVSPRQDSLILCETTMRRCRKYYIEGNKQGELEKFVDNLPGLPDNIKYDGEGHYWIALATGNSVVLDFGIEICFHPKGHGIDGEVHWRIVKGELIRGCARTKIELPSHEKLLRKP